A region of the Gammaproteobacteria bacterium genome:
AACCGGCACGTACTGGCTCATGAAGCCCGTCGGGCGTTTGCTCGAGCGTTCTCCACGACCGTGGAAGGTACCGGCATGCGGCTCGTGTTCGACGTTGCCCACAATCTCGCCAAGATCGAGGAGCATGTCGTCGAGGGTTCGAACCGGCGCCTGTGCGTTCATCGCAAGGGGGCGACACGTGCCTTTGGACCGGGACATCCTGAGCTCCCGGAGGACCTTCGCGCGGTCGGCCAGCCTGTGCTTGTTCCGGGGTCCATGGGAACGGCATCGTGGGTACTCGCCGGTGTTGAGCACAACCCGGCGTTCTTTTCGGCAGCGCATGGCGCCGGCCGGATGATGAGTCGCAAGAAGGCCAAGCAGCGCGGGTCGGGAGCGGACGTCAAGCGCGCACTCGAACAAAAGGGGATTTCGGTGCGCCCGGGTTCTTTGGCGCTCCTGTCCGAGGAGGCGCCCTACGCCTACAAGGATGTGGACATGGTCGTCGATGTTTGCGAGGAGGTCGCTCTGGCCCGCAAGGTGGCGCGGCTGCGACCGCTCGGCGTCGTCAAGGGGTAGGGGAGCCGCCTCCCTGGTCGGCGTCCTATCCGCCGATTTTCGAAATACCAGGTACCGAATACCAGGTATCCTCGAATCGTGTTCGAGAACACGGCCCTCATTGTGATTGATGTTCAGCAGGGATTCGACGATCCCGGGTTTGGGCGTCG
Encoded here:
- a CDS encoding RtcB family protein; translated protein: NRHVLAHEARRAFARAFSTTVEGTGMRLVFDVAHNLAKIEEHVVEGSNRRLCVHRKGATRAFGPGHPELPEDLRAVGQPVLVPGSMGTASWVLAGVEHNPAFFSAAHGAGRMMSRKKAKQRGSGADVKRALEQKGISVRPGSLALLSEEAPYAYKDVDMVVDVCEEVALARKVARLRPLGVVKG